The following are encoded together in the Thalassomonas haliotis genome:
- the vgrG gene encoding type VI secretion system tip protein VgrG, with product MSDERIIPLPDFGDLASFTVKIDGSELSPETHVANIIIRKEYNKVANATLVVLDGDAAQQDFAESNSDIFIPGKEVEVLAGYHSDETQVFKGLIISQGLKVRKNKPAQLIVECKDKAIHMTGARNSRYFSEMKDSEIIEELSGAYGVETDIEASDISHKEMVQYNCTDWDFILTRAEANSKLVSTDDGKLTVAGADLNQEPVLSLNYGSTLMEFEASMDARNQIPTSKSESWDYASQEIIEEEGSDPGLNEAGNLSTADLAKVLEYDSLNLKHTGKVADEELKSWSDARIYRSRLAKTLGRARCQGFGKIKPGALVEFSGVGDRFNGKHLITAIRHQINTDNWTSDIGFGMPTNWFADKPDIMERPASALLPGVRGLQIGICKQIGEDPDGEDRILITLPIINPDGDGIWARISTLDAGDKRGSFFRPEIDDEVLVGFLNDDPRDPIVLGMLNSSSKPAPLSGSDDNHEKGWVTRSEMKMIFDDDKVSYTLETPKGNKVVLSEDSASILVEDENGNKMEMTSDGILLDSPGDINIKATGDVNIQGTNCNIKASAEFKAEGGAGAEMSTSAVAVVKGSLVQIN from the coding sequence ATGAGCGACGAACGCATCATCCCGCTGCCGGATTTTGGCGATCTCGCCAGCTTCACGGTAAAAATAGACGGCAGCGAGCTTAGCCCGGAAACCCATGTCGCCAATATTATTATCCGCAAAGAATACAACAAGGTCGCCAACGCTACTTTAGTGGTGCTTGACGGCGATGCCGCGCAGCAGGACTTTGCCGAAAGCAATTCCGATATTTTTATCCCGGGCAAAGAAGTCGAAGTGCTGGCCGGTTATCACTCGGACGAGACCCAGGTCTTTAAAGGCCTGATCATCAGCCAGGGCTTAAAAGTCAGAAAAAACAAACCGGCGCAGCTGATTGTCGAATGTAAAGATAAAGCCATCCATATGACGGGGGCACGCAACAGCCGCTATTTTAGTGAGATGAAAGACAGTGAGATCATCGAAGAACTCTCAGGAGCCTACGGCGTAGAAACCGATATTGAAGCAAGCGACATCAGCCATAAGGAAATGGTGCAGTATAACTGCACCGACTGGGACTTTATCCTCACCCGCGCCGAAGCCAACAGCAAACTGGTGAGCACAGACGACGGCAAGTTAACGGTTGCCGGCGCCGATCTCAACCAGGAGCCGGTATTAAGTCTCAATTACGGCTCTACCCTGATGGAATTTGAAGCCTCGATGGATGCCCGCAATCAGATCCCGACAAGTAAAAGCGAATCCTGGGATTACGCCAGCCAGGAAATCATCGAAGAAGAAGGCTCAGATCCCGGCCTGAACGAAGCCGGTAACCTCAGCACCGCCGATCTGGCCAAAGTGCTGGAATACGACAGCCTGAACCTGAAACATACCGGCAAAGTCGCCGACGAGGAGCTTAAATCCTGGTCTGATGCGAGAATTTACCGCAGCCGCCTGGCGAAAACCCTGGGCCGTGCCCGTTGCCAGGGTTTTGGCAAGATAAAACCCGGCGCCCTGGTGGAGTTTTCCGGGGTTGGCGACCGCTTCAACGGCAAACACCTGATCACCGCCATCCGCCACCAGATCAATACCGACAACTGGACCTCGGACATCGGCTTTGGCATGCCGACCAACTGGTTTGCCGATAAGCCGGATATCATGGAGCGTCCCGCTTCCGCCCTGTTGCCCGGGGTACGCGGTCTGCAAATCGGCATCTGCAAACAAATCGGCGAAGACCCCGATGGCGAAGACAGAATTTTGATCACTTTGCCTATCATCAATCCCGACGGCGACGGCATCTGGGCGCGCATTTCCACTTTAGATGCCGGGGACAAGCGCGGCTCTTTCTTCCGCCCGGAAATAGACGACGAAGTACTGGTGGGTTTTCTTAATGACGACCCCCGCGACCCAATCGTGCTCGGCATGCTCAACAGCAGCTCAAAACCTGCGCCGCTGAGTGGCAGCGACGACAATCATGAAAAAGGCTGGGTAACCCGCAGCGAAATGAAGATGATCTTTGACGACGATAAAGTCAGCTACACCCTGGAAACCCCCAAAGGTAACAAAGTTGTGCTTAGTGAAGACAGCGCCAGCATATTAGTCGAAGACGAAAACGGCAATAAGATGGAAATGACCTCAGACGGTATCCTGCTGGACAGTCCCGGGGATATCAATATTAAGGCAACCGGGGATGTCAATATCCAAGGTACAAACTGCAATATCAAGGCATCGGCGGAATTTAAAGCCGAAGGCGGCGCCGGGGCGGAAATGAGCACCAGTGCGGTCGCCGTGGTGAAAGGTTCACTGGTACAGATTAACTAG
- a CDS encoding PAAR domain-containing protein, with protein sequence MPAAARVGDVSTHGGTIVGPGEATVLIGKMPAAVLGDTHVCPIPPPPHIPVTPLVLSSATVLIGGKPAVRVGDTCICGASAAIGEPTVIIG encoded by the coding sequence ATGCCAGCAGCAGCCAGAGTCGGTGATGTTTCAACCCACGGCGGTACTATTGTCGGACCGGGGGAAGCGACCGTGCTTATCGGCAAAATGCCCGCAGCCGTGCTTGGAGACACCCATGTCTGTCCTATTCCGCCACCGCCGCATATCCCTGTGACTCCCTTAGTGCTGTCCAGCGCTACTGTGTTGATCGGCGGCAAACCCGCGGTGCGTGTCGGCGATACCTGTATCTGCGGCGCATCGGCGGCCATCGGCGAACCAACCGTGATCATCGGCTGA
- a CDS encoding DUF5908 family protein yields the protein MPVEIRELVIKAYIEGTGEEGAGAANPMDKEEIISDCMEQISELLKEKLER from the coding sequence ATGCCGGTAGAAATCAGGGAATTAGTGATCAAAGCCTATATCGAAGGCACCGGGGAGGAAGGCGCAGGTGCGGCTAATCCTATGGATAAGGAAGAGATCATCAGCGACTGCATGGAGCAAATCAGCGAATTGCTCAAAGAAAAACTGGAACGTTAA
- a CDS encoding CIS tube protein, which produces MAATGELKKLKIEPYTKLDYSAKADCGDFVAMFNPNTYKQKYEVEYQPVQGQGTTGSTQKFGKIKPQEYSFDFVFDGTGVSSDKKEVADEIEHFLVVTGKNNGDIHRPHYLKISWGSLISKCVLKSADISYNLFRPDGKPLRAKVTATFAENIDDTLRVAEEGNNSPDLTHVRTVHQGDTLPLMTYRIYGDSKYYLAVAKANNITNFRELEVGRSIYFPPLNQQAPK; this is translated from the coding sequence ATGGCAGCAACAGGTGAATTAAAAAAACTCAAAATCGAGCCTTATACCAAATTGGACTACAGTGCCAAGGCGGACTGCGGCGATTTTGTTGCCATGTTCAACCCCAATACCTATAAACAAAAATATGAGGTGGAATACCAGCCGGTCCAGGGACAAGGCACCACGGGCAGCACCCAGAAATTCGGTAAAATAAAACCCCAGGAATACAGCTTCGATTTTGTCTTCGACGGCACCGGCGTTTCCTCGGATAAAAAAGAAGTGGCGGATGAAATCGAGCATTTCCTGGTCGTGACCGGCAAGAACAACGGCGATATTCACCGCCCCCATTACCTTAAAATTTCCTGGGGTTCGCTGATCTCCAAATGCGTGCTCAAATCCGCCGATATCAGCTATAACCTGTTCCGCCCCGACGGCAAACCGCTCAGGGCAAAAGTCACCGCCACCTTTGCCGAGAATATCGACGATACCCTGCGGGTAGCCGAAGAAGGCAATAATTCCCCGGATTTGACCCATGTGCGCACGGTACACCAGGGAGATACCCTGCCGTTGATGACTTATCGCATTTACGGCGACAGTAAATATTACCTGGCGGTAGCCAAAGCCAATAACATTACCAACTTCCGCGAGCTTGAAGTAGGCCGTTCTATTTACTTTCCACCACTGAATCAGCAGGCACCTAAATGA
- a CDS encoding phage tail protein encodes MAAYYPPAGFHFRVEFEFLSGETQDIHFQEVSGLAAEITTEELVEGGENRFNHRLPTRAKYANLILKRGLLPDSKLIDWLSHAVENLEANPGVAGQEPTSVYVTLLNEEQKPVADTYSFVRAWPVKWSVSDFKAMDNALVIETLELSYQYFTKKKL; translated from the coding sequence ATGGCCGCCTATTATCCGCCCGCCGGATTTCATTTTCGCGTTGAATTTGAATTTTTATCCGGTGAAACCCAGGACATACATTTTCAGGAAGTATCCGGCCTGGCGGCGGAAATAACCACGGAAGAGCTGGTGGAGGGAGGAGAAAACCGCTTTAACCACCGCCTGCCCACCCGGGCCAAATACGCCAATTTGATTTTAAAACGCGGCCTGTTACCCGACTCCAAGTTAATCGACTGGCTCAGCCATGCCGTGGAAAACCTGGAAGCGAATCCCGGGGTTGCCGGGCAAGAGCCAACCTCGGTGTATGTCACCTTGCTCAACGAAGAGCAAAAGCCGGTGGCAGACACCTACAGTTTTGTCCGCGCCTGGCCGGTGAAGTGGTCGGTCTCGGATTTTAAAGCCATGGACAACGCCCTGGTGATAGAAACGCTGGAGCTGAGTTACCAGTACTTTACCAAGAAGAAACTTTAG
- a CDS encoding GPW/gp25 family protein, translated as MSEENPFLGTGWAFPPTFNKDTRSVGMTSGVEDINKSLEILLSTSLGERIMHPTYGCNLKDYLFEPLDQSLDAFLKDLIKTAILYFEPRILLEKISLEPVSLEGRVTITLDYRVRSTNSRYNFVLPFYLNEGATTP; from the coding sequence ATGAGTGAAGAGAATCCATTCTTAGGCACAGGCTGGGCATTCCCGCCGACTTTTAACAAGGACACCCGCTCTGTGGGCATGACCAGCGGCGTGGAAGATATTAACAAAAGCCTGGAAATTCTCCTGTCGACTTCTTTGGGGGAGCGCATCATGCACCCGACCTATGGCTGTAACCTCAAAGATTATTTATTCGAACCGCTGGATCAATCCCTGGATGCGTTTTTAAAAGACCTGATCAAAACCGCGATTTTATATTTTGAACCGAGGATTCTGCTGGAAAAAATCAGCCTGGAGCCGGTATCCCTTGAAGGCCGGGTCACCATCACCCTGGATTACCGGGTACGCAGCACCAATTCCCGTTATAACTTTGTATTGCCGTTTTATCTCAATGAAGGCGCAACAACGCCATAA